The following coding sequences are from one Halobacteriovorax sp. JY17 window:
- a CDS encoding aminotransferase class V-fold PLP-dependent enzyme, giving the protein MARLINNRYYFDYNATSPLAESVINWFPNGDLLFANPSSIHSSGKKSKRYINDTKRFLNETFKMPSGYKVFFHSGATEGINSLIKGFAQKTFADGERIHFVHSCVDHSCVYNLRAELELYGHEVSTFGVDENGDYDIEEVITLLKKSKKPTLLNFTWVNNESGVVWNLDDLTRIKEETNCFIHVDSVQSIGKIEEWNKLNFAADAYTFSGHKFGAMKGVGFSFIREDFPFCSMMRGGGQQEGMRSGTENTNGIYSLKLALEEIISHQDYERLFTAKKSIEDSISNVLSSEARIVSTKAKKRNGNTIYLILPGRKADVLITAFDLAKMDVSSGSACSSGAILPSRVLLSMGITEEDAKSALRFSFSYSLTLEEAAEYSEKITSILKRFS; this is encoded by the coding sequence TTGGCGAGATTAATCAATAACAGATATTATTTCGATTATAATGCGACATCCCCGTTAGCGGAATCAGTGATTAACTGGTTCCCTAACGGGGATTTGCTTTTTGCAAACCCTTCTTCGATCCATTCATCAGGAAAGAAATCAAAACGATATATTAACGATACTAAGAGGTTTTTAAATGAAACTTTTAAAATGCCGTCTGGATATAAAGTCTTCTTTCACTCGGGAGCTACTGAGGGAATAAATTCTCTCATTAAAGGTTTTGCTCAAAAGACATTTGCTGATGGCGAGAGAATTCACTTTGTTCACTCCTGTGTCGATCATAGCTGTGTTTATAATTTAAGAGCTGAGCTTGAACTCTATGGCCATGAAGTTTCTACTTTTGGAGTAGATGAAAATGGTGATTACGATATTGAAGAAGTAATTACTCTTTTAAAGAAATCTAAAAAACCAACCTTACTAAACTTTACTTGGGTTAATAATGAGAGTGGTGTAGTTTGGAATTTAGATGACCTCACTAGAATTAAAGAAGAAACAAATTGTTTCATTCATGTGGATAGTGTTCAATCAATCGGAAAAATTGAAGAGTGGAATAAATTAAATTTTGCAGCCGATGCTTATACATTTTCAGGACATAAGTTTGGCGCTATGAAGGGAGTAGGTTTTTCTTTTATAAGAGAAGATTTTCCTTTTTGTTCCATGATGAGAGGTGGAGGGCAACAAGAGGGGATGCGCTCAGGTACAGAAAATACAAATGGTATCTATTCTCTAAAACTTGCTCTTGAAGAAATTATTTCACATCAAGATTATGAAAGACTTTTCACTGCTAAGAAAAGTATCGAAGACTCTATCTCCAATGTTCTCTCTAGCGAGGCGAGAATCGTTTCAACTAAAGCTAAGAAGAGAAATGGAAATACTATTTACTTGATTCTTCCAGGAAGAAAAGCAGATGTTCTCATTACAGCATTTGATCTTGCTAAAATGGATGTGAGTTCTGGCTCGGCCTGCTCGTCAGGAGCCATTCTACCTAGTAGAGTGTTGCTCTCAATGGGAATTACTGAAGAAGATGCTAAATCAGCCCTTCGTTTTTCTTTTTCTTACTCATTAACTTTAGAAGAAGCTGCTGAGTATAGTGAGAAGATAACTTCTATTTTAAAAAGATTTTCATAG
- a CDS encoding globin — protein sequence MRERKKTWDQKVMLAEESFLRARNNITFAKRFYQNLFLLNPEIQDYFKNTDFKYQEKALMNGLNILFSYLHKDEFARTQVSRLSKVHNIDGLKIHPYLYYYWIEALIITIQEFDTSWHDDLAYYLREVINYPISFFTSQYFIAHE from the coding sequence GTGAGAGAAAGAAAGAAAACATGGGATCAGAAAGTAATGCTTGCTGAAGAAAGCTTCCTTCGAGCCAGAAACAATATAACCTTCGCAAAAAGGTTCTATCAGAATCTATTTTTATTAAACCCAGAAATTCAAGATTACTTTAAAAACACTGACTTTAAGTATCAAGAGAAGGCCCTAATGAATGGGCTAAATATCTTATTTAGCTATCTGCATAAAGATGAGTTCGCAAGAACCCAGGTATCACGACTCTCAAAAGTCCATAATATTGATGGCCTAAAAATTCATCCTTACCTATATTACTACTGGATTGAAGCTCTGATTATTACAATCCAAGAGTTTGATACCTCATGGCATGATGATCTCGCTTATTACCTAAGAGAAGTCATAAATTACCCAATTTCCTTCTTCACCTCCCAGTACTTTATTGCTCACGAGTAA
- a CDS encoding YbbR-like domain-containing protein, producing the protein MKGWQKVLKKNHEYSRHLLKFVSVLFAVFIWFYVLNSEPQEVTHNMTLHLVPPKGLSVSNLTPEKLNVKIKGSRAFIRTMVEREENVFLKLQNYPYKKKGGFNIFLSPEDISVPFGVQVMEVSPDKFKVELQKEIRKNVPVKINLVGALAGDLKLMETNVEPSEVLITGPIEVMRKISRVQTAPIDIATLEGSGEMKIALVDVDPRISIKRVTPVDFSFVVKPRKANLTLKRVQVRFLSSSNRIKSKTRFVSLDVLAPEGVRLTASSVQVIADVPDEKGVHSVKLRAKLPEGIHLLQINPQSINVSNR; encoded by the coding sequence ATGAAAGGTTGGCAGAAGGTTCTAAAGAAGAATCACGAATATTCAAGACACCTTTTAAAGTTTGTAAGTGTTCTCTTCGCAGTTTTTATTTGGTTCTACGTTTTAAACTCAGAGCCACAAGAAGTGACACATAATATGACTCTACACTTAGTTCCACCAAAGGGACTTAGTGTTTCAAACCTCACTCCTGAAAAATTAAATGTAAAAATAAAAGGTTCTAGGGCCTTTATTAGAACTATGGTTGAAAGAGAAGAGAATGTATTTTTAAAACTTCAGAACTATCCATATAAGAAGAAGGGTGGCTTTAATATCTTTCTTTCACCAGAAGACATCTCCGTTCCCTTTGGTGTTCAAGTAATGGAAGTGAGTCCAGATAAGTTCAAAGTAGAATTACAAAAAGAAATAAGAAAGAACGTTCCTGTTAAAATAAATCTCGTTGGAGCTTTAGCAGGAGATTTAAAATTGATGGAAACAAATGTGGAGCCATCAGAAGTTTTAATCACTGGTCCAATCGAAGTGATGAGGAAAATTTCCAGAGTTCAAACAGCTCCTATTGATATCGCTACACTTGAGGGGAGTGGTGAAATGAAGATTGCTCTGGTTGATGTTGATCCTAGAATCTCCATCAAGAGAGTTACTCCGGTAGATTTTTCATTCGTTGTAAAGCCTAGGAAAGCAAACTTAACCCTTAAAAGGGTACAGGTAAGATTTCTTTCAAGCTCAAATCGCATAAAGTCTAAGACGCGCTTCGTCTCTTTAGACGTTTTAGCGCCAGAAGGAGTGCGTCTCACAGCATCAAGCGTTCAGGTGATCGCAGATGTTCCAGACGAGAAAGGGGTGCATAGTGTTAAGTTGCGTGCAAAGCTTCCAGAAGGTATTCATCTTTTGCAAATTAATCCCCAATCTATTAATGTAAGCAATCGTTAA
- a CDS encoding pyridoxine 5'-phosphate synthase: MKARLGVNIDHVATLRQARGENYPSIVDAASTVLRDGADQITIHLREDRRHIQDTDVEAVHLVTKKFGKPLNLEMGCNDEIVEIAVATAPNWVCLVPEKREEKTTEGGLDLKTKANYDKVMSTCKYLKSKVEGIKISLFLEGDIETLTLASEMPIDAVEVHTGDYARAFLNDENYDEFISQYKNAKVFLTSKKIGCHAGHGLTAQSLMPLLENNLFEEYNIGHWIICQALFDGLSKVVKDMLTSMSDYPYTLKD; encoded by the coding sequence ATGAAAGCAAGATTAGGCGTGAATATTGATCACGTTGCGACCTTAAGACAGGCCCGCGGAGAAAATTATCCAAGTATTGTAGATGCTGCTAGCACTGTTCTTAGAGACGGCGCAGATCAGATTACTATTCATCTAAGAGAAGATAGAAGACATATTCAAGATACTGATGTGGAAGCTGTTCACCTAGTGACTAAGAAATTTGGAAAACCATTAAATCTTGAAATGGGTTGTAATGATGAGATTGTAGAGATTGCAGTTGCTACTGCTCCAAATTGGGTTTGTCTTGTTCCTGAAAAAAGGGAAGAGAAAACAACTGAGGGAGGACTAGACCTTAAAACTAAGGCCAATTACGACAAAGTGATGTCTACCTGTAAATATTTAAAGTCAAAAGTAGAAGGAATTAAAATTTCTCTGTTCTTAGAGGGAGATATTGAAACTTTAACTCTTGCATCAGAGATGCCAATCGATGCTGTAGAAGTTCATACAGGGGATTACGCAAGAGCATTTTTAAATGATGAAAACTATGATGAATTTATTAGTCAATATAAGAACGCAAAAGTATTTCTAACTTCAAAGAAAATAGGTTGCCATGCAGGACATGGACTAACTGCACAGAGCTTGATGCCTTTATTAGAAAATAATTTATTTGAAGAATATAATATTGGTCACTGGATTATTTGTCAGGCGCTATTTGATGGACTGTCAAAAGTTGTAAAGGATATGCTAACTAGCATGAGTGATTACCCATATACTCTAAAGGATTAG
- a CDS encoding Rrf2 family transcriptional regulator: MRLTSKGRYAVRAMLDLTTHSNGNPVRLQEISQRQNISLHYLEQLFRKLRNGQAVKSVRGPGGGYVLARSMDQITVKDILECVGENINPAKDILGTEAETASTVEFHLSKNYFQNLGVIMREYLSTTSLGDLMRKSNEIEIEAKTEEANSQTEVVNTNTLENTIGMTSAIRNPIGEINQ; this comes from the coding sequence ATGAGACTCACTTCTAAAGGACGTTACGCAGTAAGAGCAATGCTTGACCTAACTACCCACTCAAACGGGAACCCTGTTAGACTTCAAGAAATTTCTCAAAGACAAAACATTTCACTTCACTACTTAGAGCAACTTTTCAGAAAGCTTAGAAATGGGCAAGCTGTTAAGTCTGTAAGAGGACCGGGTGGTGGTTATGTACTTGCTAGAAGCATGGACCAAATCACTGTTAAGGATATTCTTGAGTGTGTGGGTGAGAACATCAACCCAGCTAAGGACATTCTAGGGACTGAAGCAGAAACAGCTTCTACAGTAGAATTTCACCTGTCTAAGAACTATTTTCAAAATCTAGGCGTGATCATGAGAGAGTACTTGTCAACGACATCTCTTGGTGATTTAATGCGCAAATCTAATGAGATTGAAATAGAAGCAAAGACGGAAGAAGCTAATTCTCAAACTGAAGTTGTTAACACAAACACGCTTGAGAACACAATTGGAATGACTTCCGCAATTAGGAATCCAATTGGCGAGATTAATCAATAA
- the glmM gene encoding phosphoglucosamine mutase, with protein MSERKLFGTDGIRGKANIYPMTPEIATALGRAVTHYFQGHTKRKKPLIIVGKDTRLSCYMFEQAFAAGVCSQGGEVILTGPLPTPGVAFVTESMRADAGIMISASHNTYSDNGIKIFDSVGNKLPDEVELELEELVLNLQLMPVKIGGELGNAKRLNEVFGRYLVNVKSTLDNSCKLDNMRVVLDCANGAGYKVAPMMFDELGAEVITLGVNPNGQNINSNCGSLHPELACEHVKKYRADIGICLDGDADRLTVIDHEGEVVDGDSLIGLFAKFLLDTGKLKKGDTVVGTVMSNLGLENYIKSLGLKFHRTKVGDRYIVEYMRDHKCILGGEPSGHVIFGEYATTGDGCLAALKAIEAMKFYDNPIREIIKEVKLYPQLLKNTVVKEKVPFKDVVVFQKALKAAEKTLGDRGRILVRYSGTEPLARVMVEGEKLDEVHEICNNLVKILSKELGS; from the coding sequence ATGTCGGAAAGAAAACTCTTTGGTACTGATGGTATTCGCGGAAAGGCAAATATTTATCCCATGACACCAGAAATTGCGACAGCACTTGGAAGAGCGGTCACCCACTATTTTCAAGGACACACTAAGAGAAAGAAACCACTCATCATTGTAGGGAAAGATACGCGTTTAAGCTGCTATATGTTTGAGCAAGCTTTTGCCGCGGGAGTTTGTTCTCAGGGGGGAGAAGTTATTCTGACAGGTCCTCTTCCAACTCCAGGGGTCGCATTTGTGACTGAATCAATGAGGGCAGATGCTGGGATTATGATTAGTGCTTCCCACAATACTTATTCAGATAATGGAATTAAGATCTTTGATTCCGTTGGTAATAAACTTCCTGATGAGGTTGAGCTTGAGCTTGAAGAACTCGTTTTAAATCTTCAGCTCATGCCGGTTAAAATTGGTGGAGAACTCGGGAATGCTAAGAGGCTAAATGAGGTCTTTGGTAGATATCTCGTAAATGTTAAATCTACTTTGGATAATAGCTGTAAGCTAGACAATATGAGAGTTGTTCTCGATTGTGCAAATGGAGCCGGATATAAAGTAGCTCCTATGATGTTCGATGAATTAGGTGCGGAAGTGATCACTCTTGGAGTAAATCCTAATGGGCAGAATATTAATTCTAATTGCGGATCTCTTCACCCAGAACTTGCCTGTGAACATGTGAAGAAGTACCGAGCAGATATTGGAATATGCCTCGACGGAGATGCGGATAGACTGACTGTTATTGATCATGAAGGGGAAGTGGTAGATGGAGACTCTCTTATTGGACTCTTTGCTAAATTCTTATTAGATACTGGAAAACTTAAGAAAGGCGATACTGTCGTTGGTACAGTTATGTCAAACCTTGGTCTTGAAAACTATATTAAGTCGCTTGGGCTTAAGTTTCATAGAACAAAAGTAGGAGATAGATATATCGTTGAGTATATGCGCGATCATAAGTGTATACTCGGAGGCGAGCCTTCTGGACATGTGATCTTTGGAGAGTACGCGACAACTGGTGATGGATGTCTTGCAGCACTCAAGGCCATCGAGGCCATGAAATTCTATGATAATCCAATCAGAGAAATTATTAAGGAAGTAAAACTCTACCCACAGCTTTTAAAAAATACTGTCGTGAAAGAGAAAGTTCCTTTTAAAGATGTCGTTGTCTTTCAAAAGGCCTTAAAAGCCGCGGAGAAAACACTCGGAGACAGAGGAAGAATTCTTGTTCGCTATTCTGGAACTGAGCCTCTTGCAAGGGTGATGGTCGAGGGAGAGAAGTTAGATGAAGTCCACGAGATTTGTAATAATTTAGTAAAAATATTATCTAAAGAACTTGGAAGCTAG
- a CDS encoding HU family DNA-binding protein: protein MNKKELLEAILKNKELGTMTKKDAELFLNATIDTIKKTVKKGEDVSLIGFGSFSKVRRAARAGVNPATGEKIKIKAKNLPKFKPGKAWKDMF, encoded by the coding sequence ATGAACAAAAAAGAATTATTAGAAGCAATCCTTAAGAACAAAGAATTAGGAACAATGACTAAGAAAGACGCTGAGCTTTTCCTTAACGCAACTATTGATACTATCAAGAAGACTGTTAAGAAAGGTGAAGACGTTTCTCTAATCGGTTTTGGTTCTTTCTCTAAAGTAAGAAGAGCTGCTAGAGCAGGTGTTAACCCAGCGACTGGTGAGAAGATTAAAATTAAAGCAAAAAATCTTCCAAAGTTTAAGCCAGGTAAAGCTTGGAAAGATATGTTCTAA
- the tsaE gene encoding tRNA (adenosine(37)-N6)-threonylcarbamoyltransferase complex ATPase subunit type 1 TsaE: MELIREWNDIFEDDLEEFSDELKKIIPTSSAIILTGPVGAGKTTFTKTFIESDDESEVCSPTYSVINENGNCAHADFYRLKSSEEVVHLELSLYLDDKDYFLVEWGKPFLKEISRNLEEDWEIFELVFEINSEKFQKKGSSPRKIQLFKHF; this comes from the coding sequence GTGGAATTAATTAGAGAGTGGAATGATATTTTTGAAGATGACTTAGAAGAATTTTCTGATGAGCTAAAGAAAATCATTCCAACTTCTAGTGCTATTATTCTTACGGGGCCAGTTGGAGCCGGAAAGACGACGTTTACAAAAACTTTTATAGAAAGTGATGATGAGAGCGAAGTCTGTTCACCAACCTACTCAGTAATAAATGAAAATGGAAATTGTGCTCATGCAGACTTCTATAGATTAAAGAGTAGTGAAGAAGTTGTTCACTTGGAGTTATCTCTCTACTTAGATGATAAAGATTACTTTCTAGTAGAGTGGGGAAAGCCTTTTTTAAAAGAGATCTCTAGAAATCTAGAAGAAGATTGGGAAATATTTGAACTAGTTTTTGAAATTAATTCAGAAAAATTTCAGAAAAAGGGAAGTTCTCCTAGAAAAATTCAACTTTTTAAGCACTTTTAG
- a CDS encoding NAD(P)H-hydrate dehydratase, with protein sequence MRVVDINEMKEIEKIAIEEYGFTESLIIENVGTRGADFIEESILNELDYVGEIVLLVGRGNNAADGLAISRNLVNRGYRVRAFILFPDDEQSSEEQQRQVHLAKSYGVRINEVKNINQVQSYFEETQDSYIVIDAVLGTGFKLPLSQYLFELFNCVNNSKSITVAIDIPSGITANIGAKSSVAIRADFTLAIGLPKTGHYIDEGARHSGQVLTLDVGFPQALLSGGDKALLTPEIIGGSFGPRNKFAHKNSFGHTLVVGGSPGLTGACIMASASALKVGSGLVTAATWKDSYYELTGRSLPEVMTGLIPSNAKDKESIISELDRYDAVVIGPGLGVNEVTRGIVIELLSQFAGPVVVDADAIKVLDLTRDAELLHTRKYPTIFTPHMGEFAKFTGTSVDEVLQRPIDYLKEVVDRTNSCFIMKGPCSFLGFPNGNVFINYYPNDGMATGGSGDVLAGILGGLLAQNPLDRTKSGMFMDKSRLYQAICLGIGAHTIAGKIAADKYGVRAMTATSIIEHLSDAFQELNEEDIY encoded by the coding sequence ATGAGAGTTGTAGATATTAATGAAATGAAAGAGATTGAAAAAATTGCTATTGAAGAATATGGCTTTACTGAATCTCTAATTATAGAAAACGTTGGAACTCGAGGAGCAGACTTTATCGAAGAGTCTATTCTAAATGAGCTTGATTATGTAGGTGAGATCGTTCTGCTTGTTGGACGTGGAAATAATGCAGCTGATGGTCTGGCGATCTCTAGAAATCTCGTCAATAGAGGATACAGAGTAAGAGCATTCATTCTCTTCCCTGATGATGAACAATCAAGTGAAGAGCAACAAAGACAAGTACATCTCGCAAAATCTTACGGGGTAAGAATAAACGAAGTAAAGAATATCAATCAAGTTCAAAGTTACTTCGAGGAAACACAAGATAGCTATATCGTTATTGATGCTGTTCTTGGAACTGGTTTCAAACTACCTCTTTCTCAATATTTATTTGAGCTCTTTAATTGTGTAAATAATTCTAAGAGTATTACTGTTGCTATTGATATTCCTTCGGGAATTACTGCCAATATTGGAGCCAAGAGTTCTGTTGCAATTAGAGCGGACTTCACTCTAGCAATAGGACTTCCAAAAACTGGACATTATATAGATGAAGGAGCAAGACATTCTGGTCAAGTTCTCACTCTAGATGTTGGCTTCCCTCAGGCCCTTCTCTCTGGTGGAGATAAGGCACTTTTAACTCCTGAAATTATCGGCGGATCTTTTGGTCCGAGAAATAAATTCGCGCATAAGAATTCATTCGGTCACACTCTTGTTGTCGGTGGTTCACCAGGGCTAACTGGTGCTTGTATTATGGCCTCTGCTAGTGCGTTGAAGGTTGGTTCAGGGCTTGTGACTGCTGCAACTTGGAAAGATAGTTACTACGAACTTACTGGGCGCTCTCTACCTGAGGTAATGACTGGATTAATTCCATCAAATGCTAAAGATAAGGAAAGTATTATCAGTGAGCTTGATCGCTACGATGCTGTTGTTATTGGACCTGGGCTCGGCGTAAATGAAGTGACTAGGGGAATTGTTATTGAACTTTTAAGTCAATTTGCTGGCCCTGTTGTTGTGGACGCGGACGCTATAAAAGTTTTAGATTTAACAAGAGATGCGGAACTCTTACATACGAGAAAGTACCCAACAATTTTCACTCCTCACATGGGAGAGTTTGCGAAATTCACTGGAACAAGTGTTGATGAAGTTTTGCAAAGACCAATTGATTATTTAAAAGAAGTTGTAGATAGAACAAATTCTTGCTTCATTATGAAAGGGCCTTGTTCATTCTTAGGATTTCCTAATGGAAATGTCTTTATCAATTATTATCCAAATGATGGGATGGCCACAGGTGGGTCGGGTGATGTTCTCGCTGGAATCCTAGGAGGCCTTCTCGCTCAAAATCCACTAGATAGAACCAAGAGTGGAATGTTCATGGATAAGAGCAGACTCTATCAAGCTATTTGTTTAGGGATTGGTGCCCATACTATTGCTGGAAAAATTGCGGCGGACAAGTACGGAGTGAGAGCGATGACGGCAACGTCAATTATCGAGCATCTCTCTGATGCCTTTCAAGAATTAAACGAAGAAGATATTTACTAA
- a CDS encoding sigma 54-interacting transcriptional regulator, with the protein MLASFSEFKFYQSFRIPVEDADDLRFLVEEENELGKSEYINDAKLIDISVTGLGFSTKKRISVGEELTISMQFKRHHIDLTGKIVRAFSETIEDDDIIYGLELEGDRALSKFLQHYVMSFSTDRLKDCLIDSALKEKYTKASDGFEMFSLLLSLFKDITFFGDKEGFLDTMLEEVVRILNAQRASIFLINPESNELEAIGALGVDKDKLKFDYRLGIAGSVFTTGVALNIDIQDDKSRFNDQFDNQFGYETKSIICHPIHNREDKIIGVIQILNKRNQDRFTVEDEKTMKVLALVFSSVFHNYNPMSESSQIRRFSTPFDRKHALIGKTPHIASLRSAIIKTKDLDSPLLVHGEKGVGKSLFAQIIHHEGCRGLKAFEVIRCEEPVRDKLYEELWGAEDKNVFAKIKGGTIVFHDIAALSIKEQRKLMSVLTDRKIPGTIMSIDARVIATSSKDLAELVDKGEFDRELYEYLSSAYIFMEPLRRRIDDVDLLVDFFLKVECKKQGLLLKNFSPKALEKLKDYDWPGNVAEVKKCVERAVLYNPKAHIITEVALENNASPLLDISSKRRMFGNVPHVADYKLPLKDRVALIEREMIMAEIKRNNGNKSKAAKEMGISREALRKKLLQSSSVLESVQDDVVEEKKAA; encoded by the coding sequence ATGCTTGCTAGCTTTTCAGAGTTTAAATTCTACCAATCATTCAGAATTCCGGTAGAGGACGCTGATGATCTGCGCTTTCTAGTAGAAGAGGAAAATGAACTTGGTAAGTCTGAATATATTAATGATGCAAAATTAATTGATATCAGTGTCACTGGTTTGGGTTTTTCAACTAAGAAGAGAATTAGTGTCGGAGAAGAACTTACGATTTCGATGCAATTTAAGAGACACCATATTGACCTTACGGGAAAAATTGTTAGAGCATTTTCTGAGACAATTGAAGACGATGATATTATCTATGGACTAGAGTTAGAAGGGGATAGAGCGCTAAGTAAATTCCTTCAACACTATGTAATGAGTTTTTCAACAGATAGATTAAAAGATTGTTTAATTGATTCTGCTCTAAAAGAAAAATACACAAAAGCGAGTGATGGTTTTGAGATGTTCTCACTTCTCTTATCTCTCTTTAAAGATATTACATTCTTTGGTGATAAAGAAGGGTTCTTAGATACGATGCTTGAAGAAGTTGTACGTATTCTAAATGCACAGAGAGCTTCTATTTTCTTAATTAATCCAGAGTCTAACGAACTAGAGGCCATTGGCGCACTAGGAGTAGATAAGGACAAGTTAAAATTTGATTATAGACTGGGAATTGCTGGTTCTGTTTTTACAACAGGGGTTGCTCTAAATATTGATATTCAAGATGATAAGAGTAGATTCAATGATCAATTTGATAATCAATTTGGTTATGAAACAAAGTCCATCATCTGTCATCCTATTCACAATAGAGAAGATAAGATCATTGGAGTTATTCAGATTTTAAATAAGAGAAATCAGGATCGTTTCACTGTTGAAGACGAAAAGACAATGAAAGTTCTAGCTCTTGTTTTTTCTTCAGTATTTCACAATTACAATCCAATGTCGGAGTCGAGTCAAATCAGAAGATTCTCAACTCCATTTGATAGAAAGCATGCTCTCATCGGAAAGACTCCTCATATTGCATCTCTTAGAAGTGCAATTATTAAGACTAAAGATCTTGATTCACCACTTCTTGTTCACGGAGAAAAAGGTGTAGGGAAGTCCTTATTTGCTCAAATTATTCATCACGAAGGTTGTCGTGGGTTAAAAGCATTTGAAGTAATCAGATGTGAAGAGCCAGTTAGAGATAAGCTCTATGAAGAGTTATGGGGAGCAGAAGATAAGAACGTCTTTGCAAAGATTAAGGGGGGGACAATTGTTTTCCACGATATTGCAGCACTCTCTATTAAAGAACAGAGAAAACTAATGAGCGTTCTTACGGATAGAAAAATCCCCGGAACAATTATGTCTATTGATGCCAGAGTGATTGCAACTTCTTCAAAAGATCTTGCAGAGCTTGTTGATAAAGGTGAATTTGATAGAGAACTCTACGAGTATCTCTCAAGTGCCTACATTTTTATGGAGCCACTAAGAAGAAGAATTGACGATGTTGATCTTCTAGTTGACTTCTTTTTAAAAGTTGAATGTAAGAAGCAAGGCCTTTTACTTAAGAACTTCTCTCCAAAGGCCCTTGAGAAACTTAAGGACTACGATTGGCCAGGTAACGTGGCCGAAGTGAAGAAGTGTGTAGAGCGTGCGGTTCTCTATAATCCAAAGGCACATATTATTACTGAGGTTGCCTTAGAAAATAACGCTTCACCTCTTTTAGATATTTCTAGCAAGAGAAGAATGTTTGGTAACGTTCCACATGTAGCCGATTATAAACTTCCTCTTAAAGACAGAGTCGCACTCATCGAAAGAGAGATGATCATGGCGGAAATTAAGAGAAATAACGGTAATAAATCAAAGGCCGCCAAAGAAATGGGAATTTCTAGGGAAGCTCTTAGAAAGAAATTGCTACAATCTTCGAGTGTTCTTGAAAGTGTTCAAGACGACGTTGTAGAAGAAAAGAAAGCAGCTTAA
- the cdaA gene encoding diadenylate cyclase CdaA gives MGIIEILYHQIGIKDLMDMAIVAIILYQILRIVQGTRALQVMLGLVLVLGLYGVSLYYKLYSLNWILTHFFDYFVIIFIILFQDQLRSALANVGTGRKVLGIFNSKSEYLEIEEVVEAAGVLSREKIGALIVFERRHGLENIVGTGTRLGAEIHSDLLYSVFQSSSPLHDGAVLIQDGKLAAAGCFLPLSNNIEIDRHLGTRHRAALGISEISDAIVVTVSEETGKINICLDGTFYACGNENQLRQYLKHVWSNEKLDEKLKPIKLKD, from the coding sequence TTGGGAATCATTGAGATCCTCTATCACCAGATAGGAATAAAAGACCTTATGGACATGGCCATAGTGGCCATTATTCTCTATCAGATTTTAAGAATTGTTCAAGGGACGAGGGCCCTGCAAGTTATGTTGGGACTAGTATTAGTTCTAGGACTCTATGGTGTTTCGCTTTATTATAAGCTCTATTCTTTAAACTGGATTCTTACTCATTTCTTTGACTACTTTGTTATTATTTTTATCATTCTCTTTCAGGATCAATTGCGTTCGGCCCTTGCCAATGTTGGAACAGGTCGAAAAGTCTTAGGAATATTTAATAGTAAATCAGAGTACCTTGAAATTGAAGAAGTCGTCGAAGCGGCGGGAGTTCTTAGTCGTGAAAAAATTGGTGCATTGATTGTTTTTGAAAGACGTCATGGACTAGAAAATATTGTTGGAACTGGAACAAGGCTAGGAGCGGAGATACATTCCGATCTTCTCTATTCCGTTTTTCAATCTTCTTCTCCTCTGCACGACGGAGCAGTACTCATTCAAGATGGAAAGTTAGCAGCTGCCGGTTGTTTCTTACCTCTTTCAAATAATATTGAAATTGATAGACACCTAGGGACAAGACATAGAGCAGCTCTTGGGATTTCTGAAATATCTGATGCCATCGTTGTCACTGTGAGTGAAGAGACTGGTAAAATCAATATTTGTCTGGATGGGACTTTCTACGCCTGTGGAAATGAGAATCAACTTAGACAATACTTAAAGCACGTTTGGTCTAATGAGAAATTAGATGAGAAACTTAAACCAATAAAGTTGAAGGACTAG